A genomic region of Christiangramia sp. OXR-203 contains the following coding sequences:
- a CDS encoding DUF3667 domain-containing protein, with the protein MPDTENKIEIYQYRGQHCLNCELPLDKNDRFCPNCGQLNTTKKLSFSDLFNEFFSGVFAYDSRFQRTLRILLFRPGKISKDYVEGKRTRYANPFRFYLSVSIIFFLIFSLSLDPSESFRRQDRDENLLSKLDRKELSEASMDSINKVLTSDDVGLDSIQNNVFTETYTEKLVSQQELDSMNFMNAFAKKADLYYAYQDETGIFTASRALDSLKHEQTNYNLWLYKKAVDAGTFSKDPALFINYFIGKLPFIIFIFLPVFALFIWLLYLRRDFNYMEHLIFAFHVQTVFFVLYSFALILEIIFKWEILTTLANLVFLFYLYKAMRFFYGQKRVKTILKFLLLNLIFFTLATVAAIISLLASFSIY; encoded by the coding sequence ATGCCAGATACTGAAAATAAGATTGAAATTTACCAGTACAGAGGTCAGCATTGCTTAAACTGCGAATTACCTTTAGATAAAAACGACCGCTTTTGTCCCAATTGCGGACAATTAAATACCACTAAAAAACTTAGTTTTTCAGATCTGTTTAATGAATTTTTTTCGGGAGTATTTGCCTATGATTCCAGGTTTCAGAGAACTTTAAGAATACTCCTTTTCAGGCCAGGAAAAATTTCAAAAGATTATGTGGAAGGAAAGAGGACGAGGTACGCAAATCCCTTCAGGTTCTACCTGAGTGTTTCCATTATATTCTTTCTGATCTTTAGCCTTAGCCTGGATCCTAGCGAAAGTTTTAGACGACAGGATCGGGATGAAAACTTGCTTTCAAAACTCGACCGCAAGGAATTGAGCGAGGCTTCTATGGATTCCATTAATAAAGTTTTGACCAGCGATGATGTTGGTTTGGACAGCATCCAGAATAATGTTTTCACTGAAACTTATACTGAAAAGCTTGTGAGTCAGCAAGAACTTGACAGCATGAACTTTATGAATGCTTTTGCCAAAAAAGCAGATCTATACTATGCTTACCAGGATGAAACAGGAATTTTCACCGCTTCCCGGGCGCTGGATAGTTTAAAGCACGAGCAAACCAATTACAATCTCTGGCTTTATAAGAAGGCAGTTGATGCAGGAACCTTTTCAAAAGACCCAGCGCTATTTATAAATTACTTTATAGGGAAGTTGCCTTTTATCATTTTCATCTTTTTGCCGGTATTCGCATTATTTATCTGGCTACTGTATTTAAGAAGAGACTTTAATTATATGGAGCACCTCATCTTTGCATTCCATGTACAAACAGTATTTTTCGTACTCTACAGTTTCGCGCTAATATTAGAAATTATTTTTAAATGGGAAATACTAACAACGCTGGCAAATCTTGTGTTTCTATTCTATTTATACAAAGCCATGCGTTTTTTCTACGGACAGAAACGTGTTAAAACGATTTTAAAGTTTCTACTCCTGAACCTTATATTCTTTACATTAGCCACAGTCGCTGCAATAATATCATTACTCGCGTCTTTTTCAATTTATTGA
- the apaG gene encoding Co2+/Mg2+ efflux protein ApaG, translated as MIQQVTKGIKISVETRFEGKFYKDFQLKYAFAYQITIENQSNDSVQLKSRFWEIKDALSEIEYVSGEGVIGKKPVLKPGESHTYQSGCLLTAPIGSMSGYYNMINFTTTNEFQVRIPPFRLAATFALN; from the coding sequence ATGATTCAACAGGTTACAAAAGGTATTAAGATTTCTGTGGAAACCAGATTCGAAGGTAAGTTCTATAAGGACTTCCAGCTGAAGTATGCTTTTGCTTACCAGATCACCATTGAAAACCAGAGTAACGATTCTGTTCAGTTAAAGTCAAGATTCTGGGAGATCAAGGATGCTTTAAGTGAAATCGAATATGTTTCAGGAGAAGGAGTGATTGGAAAAAAACCTGTTTTAAAACCGGGTGAAAGTCATACATACCAAAGTGGTTGCTTACTTACCGCACCTATTGGTTCCATGTCTGGATACTATAACATGATCAATTTCACAACTACGAATGAATTTCAGGTAAGAATCCCACCCTTCAGACTTGCTGCTACCTTTGCTTTAAACTAG
- a CDS encoding NADH:ubiquinone reductase (Na(+)-transporting) subunit B, giving the protein MEWIRQRLDKMKQPFSKGEKYEKYAPAVNALDTFLFTPNHTTQKGAHIRDAVDLKRTMITVVIALVPALLFGFWNGGYQYLHQLPEYANGVPFIDAFLHGAGKILPMIAVSYAVGLGIEFAFAIFRGHEVNEGYLVTGLLIPMIMPIDIPLWMVALSVVFAVLIGKEAFGGTGMNILNPALTARAFAFFAYPTYMSGNSVWVSNAYEVDAVTGETILGNLAAGNEAGYTPLDMFSGMIPGSIAETSAICILAGALLLVLSKVGSWRIILSAFIGAAVMGLIFNALPSLGIEGNNLTNFPWYLHLIVGGLAFGIVFMATDPVSAAQTMKGKWIYGFLVGFISVMIRVFNPAYPEGVMLGILLMNVFAPTIDHYVVESNVKRRKKRLKNANPQVETAV; this is encoded by the coding sequence ATGGAATGGATTAGACAGAGATTAGATAAAATGAAACAGCCTTTTAGCAAAGGCGAGAAGTACGAGAAATATGCTCCTGCAGTAAATGCATTAGATACTTTCTTATTTACTCCAAATCATACTACACAAAAAGGAGCGCATATTCGTGATGCAGTGGATCTTAAGAGAACTATGATTACCGTGGTAATCGCTCTTGTTCCAGCTCTTTTGTTTGGATTCTGGAATGGTGGATATCAATATCTTCACCAATTGCCAGAGTATGCGAACGGTGTACCTTTTATAGATGCTTTCCTGCATGGTGCTGGAAAGATCTTACCGATGATCGCAGTATCGTATGCTGTAGGTCTTGGAATTGAATTCGCATTTGCGATCTTTAGAGGACATGAAGTGAACGAAGGATACCTGGTAACTGGTTTACTTATTCCTATGATCATGCCAATTGATATTCCGCTATGGATGGTGGCACTTTCAGTAGTGTTCGCGGTTCTAATTGGGAAAGAAGCTTTTGGTGGTACTGGAATGAATATTCTGAATCCTGCACTTACGGCACGTGCATTTGCCTTCTTCGCTTACCCAACTTACATGTCTGGAAACAGTGTTTGGGTTAGTAATGCGTATGAAGTAGATGCAGTAACTGGTGAAACGATTCTTGGAAATCTTGCAGCTGGAAATGAGGCAGGTTATACACCGCTAGATATGTTCTCTGGAATGATCCCGGGATCTATAGCTGAAACTTCAGCGATCTGTATTCTGGCAGGTGCATTGCTACTTGTATTAAGTAAAGTAGGTAGCTGGAGAATTATACTAAGTGCATTTATTGGAGCTGCAGTGATGGGATTGATCTTCAATGCGCTACCATCTTTGGGTATTGAAGGTAATAACTTAACGAATTTCCCATGGTATCTTCACCTTATTGTTGGTGGTCTTGCTTTCGGTATTGTCTTTATGGCAACAGATCCGGTTTCAGCAGCACAAACAATGAAAGGTAAGTGGATATATGGATTCCTTGTAGGATTTATTTCAGTAATGATTAGAGTATTCAACCCGGCATATCCCGAAGGTGTAATGTTAGGTATTCTACTTATGAATGTTTTCGCACCAACGATCGATCACTACGTGGTAGAATCTAATGTGAAGAGAAGAAAGAAAAGACTTAAAAATGCTAACCCTCAAGTAGAAACAGCAGTTTAG
- a CDS encoding Na(+)-translocating NADH-quinone reductase subunit A, translated as MSKDIRIKRGLSLRLEGAAEKELVKAPRSKTYAIKPPDFHTVVPKMVVKEGAKLLAGDEIFYSKYTEEIRFTTPVSGVLKEIKRGDKRRILEIIIEADPENTYREFKKLDPAKADVKDVRELLLESGCGAFINQRPYDIVADPKDTPKAIFISAVTTAPLAADKGFIIKDKIAAFQAGIDALRKLTPGKVHLSVDDSSAEYLKGIQGVELHHVKGAHPAGNVGVQIHKLDPINRGERVWTVGVEDVATIGNVFLTGEYRAERTVAVVGSEAENRKYYQTIIGANVTDLIGQAAEGTRIISGDVFTGTQLSNNQYLGFFENELTLIPEGDNYRIFGWLPFTYNNIHSHSRTSLSWLFPNKKYTPTTNLNGEERALVVTGEMEEVLPMDIYPMQLIKACMAGDIEKMENLGIYEVAPEDFATVEYVNTSKIEIQEVIRLGLDLMITEVG; from the coding sequence ATGTCAAAAGACATTCGAATTAAAAGAGGATTATCTCTGCGATTAGAAGGGGCGGCGGAAAAAGAGCTTGTAAAGGCTCCGAGATCCAAAACTTACGCGATCAAACCGCCAGATTTTCACACTGTTGTGCCAAAAATGGTAGTAAAAGAAGGAGCTAAGCTTCTTGCAGGTGATGAGATTTTCTATTCGAAATATACCGAGGAAATTCGCTTTACAACACCAGTTAGTGGTGTTCTTAAAGAAATCAAAAGAGGTGACAAAAGAAGGATCCTCGAAATAATCATCGAGGCAGATCCTGAAAACACTTATCGTGAATTCAAAAAACTGGATCCTGCTAAAGCTGATGTAAAGGATGTTCGTGAACTTCTTCTTGAAAGTGGTTGCGGTGCTTTTATTAATCAAAGACCATACGACATTGTAGCGGATCCCAAGGATACTCCGAAGGCAATTTTTATTTCTGCGGTAACAACTGCACCTCTGGCGGCAGATAAAGGTTTTATCATTAAAGACAAGATTGCTGCATTCCAGGCGGGAATTGATGCTTTAAGAAAACTTACACCTGGTAAAGTTCATCTTTCTGTAGATGATTCTTCAGCTGAGTATCTAAAAGGGATTCAGGGTGTTGAACTTCATCATGTAAAAGGAGCTCATCCTGCGGGTAACGTAGGTGTTCAAATTCATAAGCTTGACCCTATAAATAGAGGAGAGCGTGTTTGGACTGTAGGAGTAGAGGACGTGGCAACTATTGGTAATGTTTTTCTAACCGGGGAATATCGTGCTGAGCGTACGGTTGCTGTGGTTGGAAGTGAAGCTGAAAACAGGAAATATTATCAAACGATTATTGGTGCTAATGTTACAGATCTTATTGGTCAGGCTGCAGAAGGTACTCGTATCATCTCTGGTGATGTGTTCACAGGAACTCAGTTAAGCAATAATCAGTATTTAGGCTTCTTTGAAAACGAGCTTACGCTAATTCCTGAAGGTGACAATTACCGAATCTTTGGATGGTTACCATTTACCTATAACAACATACATTCACATTCCAGAACTTCCTTGTCCTGGTTATTTCCGAATAAAAAATACACTCCAACCACGAATTTGAATGGTGAAGAGCGTGCATTGGTGGTAACTGGTGAAATGGAAGAGGTTTTACCGATGGATATCTATCCAATGCAGCTTATCAAAGCATGTATGGCTGGTGATATCGAGAAAATGGAAAATCTCGGGATCTACGAGGTAGCTCCTGAAGATTTCGCAACGGTAGAATACGTGAACACTTCCAAGATTGAGATTCAGGAAGTAATAAGATTAGGTCTTGATTTAATGATTACCGAAGTAGGTTAA
- the nqrF gene encoding NADH:ubiquinone reductase (Na(+)-transporting) subunit F — MTVIIASVVVFLVLILLLVSMLLGAKAKLSPSGPVTINVNNEKDIEVGSGGTLLSTLGDNKLFLPSACGGGGTCIQCKCIVEDGGGAILPTEEPHFTRKEIANGWRLGCQVKVKQDMKITIPEEVFGIKKWDATVVRNYNVASFIKEFVVEIPEPMDYKAGGYIQIEIPKTEVKFEDMDITAHPEEHDDPNKFKDEWDKFKLWPLVMKNPELVERAYSMASYPAEGREIMLNVRIATPPFDRAKDDWMDVNPGVASSYIFSLKKGDKVVISGPYGEFFINESDSEMLYVGGGAGMAPMRSHLYHLFRTLKTGRKVTYWYGGRSKRELFYTEHFRALERDFPNFKFYLALSEPMEEDNWKVKSNLDDEGDGFVGFIHQVVIDNYLSHHEEPEDIELYFCGPPLMNKAVQKMGEDFGMPPENIRFDDFGG, encoded by the coding sequence ATGACAGTTATAATAGCTAGTGTAGTAGTATTCTTAGTCTTGATTTTGTTATTGGTATCAATGCTCTTAGGAGCTAAGGCCAAATTATCACCATCGGGACCTGTGACAATCAACGTCAACAACGAAAAAGATATAGAAGTAGGTTCAGGTGGAACCTTGCTATCCACTCTTGGAGATAATAAATTGTTCCTTCCTTCTGCCTGTGGTGGTGGTGGAACTTGTATCCAGTGTAAATGTATCGTTGAAGATGGTGGTGGAGCAATTCTTCCTACGGAAGAGCCACACTTTACCAGAAAGGAAATTGCAAATGGATGGAGACTTGGTTGCCAGGTAAAGGTAAAGCAGGACATGAAAATAACCATTCCTGAAGAAGTTTTCGGTATTAAGAAATGGGATGCAACTGTAGTAAGAAATTACAACGTAGCCTCATTCATTAAGGAGTTTGTAGTAGAGATTCCTGAACCAATGGACTATAAAGCCGGAGGTTATATTCAAATTGAAATTCCTAAAACGGAAGTAAAATTTGAAGATATGGATATTACTGCTCACCCTGAAGAACATGATGATCCGAATAAATTTAAAGATGAGTGGGACAAGTTTAAATTATGGCCACTGGTAATGAAGAACCCTGAACTGGTTGAAAGAGCCTACTCAATGGCGTCTTATCCAGCAGAAGGCCGTGAGATCATGTTAAATGTACGTATTGCCACCCCACCCTTCGATCGTGCAAAAGACGATTGGATGGATGTGAACCCTGGAGTCGCTTCTTCCTATATCTTTAGCTTGAAGAAAGGTGATAAAGTAGTTATTTCCGGACCTTATGGTGAATTTTTCATCAATGAAAGCGATTCAGAAATGCTTTATGTAGGTGGTGGCGCCGGTATGGCACCAATGAGATCTCACTTATATCACTTATTCAGAACTTTGAAAACCGGTAGAAAAGTAACTTACTGGTACGGTGGTAGATCTAAAAGAGAATTGTTCTATACAGAACACTTTAGAGCATTAGAAAGAGATTTCCCGAATTTCAAATTTTATCTGGCACTTTCTGAGCCCATGGAAGAAGATAACTGGAAAGTTAAATCGAATCTTGATGACGAAGGAGATGGATTTGTAGGCTTTATACACCAGGTTGTAATAGATAATTATCTTTCTCACCATGAAGAGCCGGAAGATATCGAGCTATATTTCTGTGGTCCACCATTGATGAACAAAGCAGTTCAGAAAATGGGTGAAGACTTCGGTATGCCACCTGAGAACATCAGATTTGATGACTTTGGAGGATAG
- a CDS encoding NADH:ubiquinone reductase (Na(+)-transporting) subunit D yields the protein MAKEKKFNSAKEEEKKREMILFLSNSEEREHFLSKGNRKLLSDPLDDNNPITVQVLGICSALAITVQLEPAVVMAIAVMVVMAFSNMIVSMLRNLIPSRIRIIVQLVVVASLVILVSEILKAYAFDVSKQLSVFVGLIITNCIVMGRLEAFALGNGIYKSFLDGIGNAAGYGLILVVVAFFRELLGSGKLFGFEVLGHKGATLAESTGLYALGYENNGLMLLSPMALIVVGLIIWVQRARNRKLIEQN from the coding sequence ATGGCTAAAGAGAAAAAATTCAACTCTGCTAAAGAGGAAGAAAAGAAACGGGAAATGATCCTTTTCCTTTCAAATTCTGAAGAAAGGGAGCATTTTCTTTCAAAAGGAAATAGAAAATTACTTTCCGATCCATTAGATGACAATAACCCTATTACCGTTCAGGTACTGGGAATTTGTTCTGCACTGGCAATTACCGTGCAGTTGGAACCGGCCGTAGTAATGGCAATTGCTGTAATGGTGGTAATGGCATTTAGTAACATGATCGTTTCTATGCTAAGAAACCTGATCCCAAGTAGGATCAGGATCATTGTTCAACTGGTTGTTGTTGCTTCTCTTGTAATTCTGGTAAGTGAGATCTTAAAAGCCTATGCTTTTGATGTAAGCAAGCAATTGTCGGTTTTCGTTGGTCTTATTATTACGAACTGTATTGTAATGGGGCGTTTGGAAGCCTTTGCTCTTGGGAACGGAATTTACAAGTCCTTTCTTGACGGTATTGGTAATGCTGCAGGTTATGGTTTAATTCTGGTTGTGGTAGCTTTCTTTAGAGAATTGCTTGGATCTGGAAAACTTTTTGGCTTCGAGGTATTAGGACATAAAGGAGCGACGTTGGCTGAGTCTACTGGACTGTATGCTTTAGGATATGAAAATAACGGTTTGATGCTACTCTCTCCAATGGCACTTATAGTGGTTGGATTGATCATCTGGGTACAACGTGCTAGAAATCGTAAACTAATCGAACAAAACTAA
- a CDS encoding DUF5103 domain-containing protein yields MLIYINFAIYSNFMKGFLIIFTFCLLQSNIYGQVVRETLPPPFIRTIIFQGDSVENKGNPIIRLGANLQLSFDDIIGDEADYYYTIEHYNFDWTPSQLTKNEYLEGFDDVRIINYRNSLNTLQPYTHYELDIPNKNVRGLKVSGNYMISVYNAQREKLFSRKFMVYEPVAQITAEVKRARNLEFIDEKQIVNFSIKSPDLLLKNPDRNVKVSLIQNFNLKTANTDLKPQYTIANELIYRYDTESSFWGGNEFLQFDNKEIRVTNADIAKVDMQQLYVHYLFMDITRDGQPYTYNPDINGGFVVRNVLAEDSDLEADYVWMRFTLRNYDPLDGKQIHLYGGFNNFQLDESTKLEYNKESGYYELARLFKQGYYNYKYVVTGPDGIEDGAISGNYDETENNYTILAYYRSPGARYDRLIGAGGANSRNIRN; encoded by the coding sequence ATGCTTATTTATATTAACTTTGCTATTTACTCAAACTTTATGAAAGGCTTTCTTATAATCTTTACGTTTTGCCTGCTCCAGTCGAATATTTATGGGCAGGTTGTTAGAGAAACCTTGCCACCTCCGTTTATAAGAACCATTATTTTCCAGGGAGATTCCGTAGAGAATAAAGGAAATCCAATCATTCGTTTAGGTGCCAACCTTCAATTAAGTTTTGATGATATCATTGGGGATGAAGCCGATTACTATTACACGATCGAACATTATAATTTCGACTGGACTCCTTCTCAACTTACTAAAAATGAATATCTCGAAGGTTTTGATGATGTTAGAATCATCAATTACCGAAATTCGCTAAACACCTTGCAACCCTATACTCATTACGAGCTTGATATTCCGAATAAAAATGTACGCGGACTCAAGGTTTCGGGCAACTACATGATTAGCGTCTATAATGCTCAAAGAGAGAAGTTATTCTCGCGAAAATTCATGGTTTATGAACCTGTAGCGCAAATTACTGCGGAAGTAAAAAGAGCCAGAAACCTTGAATTTATCGATGAAAAGCAAATTGTAAACTTCAGTATTAAATCTCCAGATCTGCTTCTGAAGAATCCTGACAGGAATGTCAAGGTAAGCCTCATTCAGAATTTTAATTTAAAAACTGCGAATACGGATCTTAAACCGCAATATACCATTGCCAACGAACTCATCTATCGCTATGATACTGAATCTTCTTTTTGGGGTGGCAACGAATTTCTTCAGTTTGACAATAAAGAAATAAGAGTCACCAATGCTGATATTGCCAAGGTTGACATGCAACAGCTATATGTTCATTATCTTTTTATGGACATCACCAGGGACGGGCAGCCATACACGTACAATCCTGATATTAATGGAGGTTTTGTGGTAAGAAATGTGCTTGCAGAAGATTCAGACCTGGAAGCCGATTATGTATGGATGAGATTTACTTTACGAAATTATGATCCGCTAGACGGGAAACAAATTCATTTGTATGGAGGGTTCAATAATTTTCAACTGGACGAAAGCACTAAGCTCGAGTATAATAAGGAGAGCGGTTATTATGAGCTAGCGAGATTGTTTAAACAAGGATATTATAACTACAAATATGTGGTGACAGGTCCAGACGGGATTGAAGATGGAGCAATTAGTGGAAACTATGATGAAACCGAGAACAATTATACGATCCTCGCTTATTACAGAAGCCCGGGAGCACGTTATGACAGATTGATTGGTGCGGGAGGTGCGAATTCAAGAAACATTCGTAATTAA
- a CDS encoding Na(+)-translocating NADH-quinone reductase subunit F, with translation MPKLDEQELHNLAMNIVGKDLEDNGYEFLGVNSKLRRNPQFVALKDTKLHFVIVRAIEYPDDPTAFDPAFMKDIKEHAEKFNAKTFYAGVGLANSSDYDKPVSNEEDYVVNYSGWKEF, from the coding sequence ATGCCAAAATTAGACGAACAGGAACTACATAACCTGGCGATGAATATCGTTGGTAAGGATCTCGAGGATAACGGGTATGAATTCTTAGGGGTCAATAGCAAACTAAGACGAAATCCACAATTTGTAGCTCTGAAGGATACAAAATTGCATTTTGTCATTGTAAGAGCTATTGAGTATCCAGATGATCCAACGGCTTTTGATCCTGCTTTCATGAAAGATATAAAGGAACATGCCGAAAAGTTTAACGCTAAAACATTTTATGCTGGTGTAGGACTGGCTAATTCTTCAGATTATGATAAACCGGTCTCTAATGAGGAAGATTATGTTGTAAACTATTCTGGCTGGAAAGAATTTTAG
- the nqrE gene encoding NADH:ubiquinone reductase (Na(+)-transporting) subunit E gives MELVNLFVRSIFIENMIFAYFLGMCSYLAVSKTVKTAVGLGAAVIFVLAITVPINFLLDNYLLKPGALSWLGAEYANVDLSFLSFIMFIAVIASMVQLVEMIVEKFAPALYGALGIFLPLIAVNCAILGGSLFMQQKDFGGISEAITYGLGSGIGWFLAILAIAAIREKIAYSNVPAPLKGLGITFIITGLMALGFMSFMGIKL, from the coding sequence ATGGAATTAGTTAATCTATTTGTAAGAAGTATTTTCATAGAGAATATGATATTTGCCTACTTCCTGGGAATGTGTTCCTACCTGGCGGTATCTAAAACTGTAAAAACAGCTGTTGGTTTAGGTGCTGCTGTGATCTTCGTACTGGCGATCACTGTGCCTATCAATTTTCTACTGGATAATTATCTTTTGAAGCCTGGAGCACTTTCCTGGCTTGGAGCTGAATATGCAAATGTGGATCTAAGCTTCCTGAGTTTTATCATGTTCATTGCGGTAATCGCATCCATGGTACAGCTTGTGGAAATGATTGTTGAAAAATTTGCTCCGGCTTTGTACGGTGCACTTGGTATTTTCCTTCCACTTATTGCAGTAAACTGTGCGATCCTAGGAGGTTCACTTTTTATGCAGCAAAAAGATTTTGGAGGAATTTCAGAAGCGATCACTTATGGGCTTGGTAGTGGAATAGGATGGTTCCTTGCTATCCTTGCCATTGCGGCCATCAGGGAAAAAATTGCATACTCAAATGTTCCTGCACCATTAAAAGGTCTTGGTATCACGTTTATCATCACCGGACTAATGGCACTTGGATTCATGAGTTTTATGGGAATTAAATTATAA
- a CDS encoding Na(+)-translocating NADH-quinone reductase subunit C yields the protein MEQKSVNKTNSNGYTFMFSVIMVVVVAAVLAFAAISLQPTQMENVRKEKMQNILSTVGITTDRDGAKELYDKYIVEEVAITEDGTVDESVDAFQVDLAKEIKKDVAEQVFPLYVAEVEGSRYYIVPLRGNGLWNAIFGYISLKDDINTVKGATFDHLGETPGLGAEITKQWFKEKFADEKIFDSNGNLVGVSVVKGNIDVSDKDDNQVDAISGATITGDGVSDMISERLKRYLPYFEQQKGFKVATR from the coding sequence ATGGAACAAAAATCAGTTAATAAGACGAATAGCAATGGCTATACCTTCATGTTCTCTGTGATCATGGTTGTTGTAGTTGCCGCTGTACTTGCCTTTGCCGCTATCTCTCTCCAGCCAACACAAATGGAGAATGTGCGTAAAGAGAAAATGCAGAATATCCTTTCTACCGTTGGAATTACTACCGACAGAGATGGAGCAAAAGAGCTATATGATAAGTATATCGTAGAAGAAGTAGCTATCACTGAAGATGGTACTGTAGACGAATCTGTAGACGCATTTCAAGTTGATCTGGCAAAAGAGATTAAAAAAGATGTTGCAGAACAGGTTTTTCCACTTTATGTAGCTGAAGTTGAAGGTTCCAGATATTATATCGTTCCTCTAAGAGGAAACGGACTTTGGAATGCGATCTTTGGATATATTTCTTTAAAAGATGATATCAACACGGTAAAAGGTGCAACCTTTGACCACCTTGGAGAAACTCCGGGACTTGGTGCAGAAATTACAAAACAATGGTTTAAGGAGAAATTTGCTGATGAAAAGATCTTTGATTCCAATGGTAATCTTGTAGGAGTTTCTGTAGTCAAAGGAAATATTGATGTTTCAGATAAGGACGATAATCAGGTAGATGCAATTTCAGGAGCAACGATCACAGGTGATGGTGTTTCTGATATGATCTCAGAAAGATTAAAGCGTTATTTACCTTATTTCGAGCAGCAAAAAGGATTTAAAGTAGCAACTAGATAG
- a CDS encoding NRDE family protein: protein MCTVTLVPRPESMSGFVLTSNRDESVGRETLSPAWERFEGVRQYFPKDKQAGGTWLGVSEHSRCICLMNGAEKPHERKPEYRKSRGVVVKEFLAACRLRSYLNKYNFEGIEPFTMIIVEWHDGLCFQQLVWDGKNYKHEYIPITQHIWSSSPLYSEAMKKKRKQWFEEVSAEGYTAESLLKFHKSAGEGNKEYGLIIDRGFLKTQSISQVANGSDGINFSYQNLINKDTSEEYLTSLKQR, encoded by the coding sequence ATGTGCACAGTTACTTTAGTCCCCCGTCCTGAGTCTATGTCTGGCTTTGTATTAACTTCTAACCGGGATGAATCGGTTGGTCGAGAAACCCTTTCACCTGCATGGGAACGCTTTGAAGGTGTAAGACAATATTTCCCAAAAGATAAACAGGCAGGAGGCACCTGGCTGGGAGTTAGTGAGCACTCCAGGTGTATATGTCTTATGAATGGAGCTGAAAAACCTCACGAACGCAAACCTGAGTACCGAAAAAGTAGGGGAGTGGTTGTTAAAGAATTTCTTGCAGCGTGTAGATTGCGATCATATCTAAACAAATATAATTTCGAAGGCATTGAACCATTTACTATGATCATTGTAGAATGGCATGATGGCTTATGCTTTCAGCAACTGGTGTGGGATGGAAAAAATTATAAACACGAATATATTCCTATAACTCAACATATCTGGTCATCATCTCCGCTCTATTCTGAAGCAATGAAGAAAAAGCGAAAACAGTGGTTTGAAGAAGTAAGCGCTGAAGGTTATACAGCCGAGAGTCTATTAAAATTTCACAAAAGTGCAGGTGAGGGCAATAAGGAATACGGATTGATCATAGACCGTGGATTTCTGAAAACTCAAAGTATATCACAGGTTGCAAATGGCTCTGATGGGATTAATTTTTCATATCAAAATTTAATAAATAAAGATACTTCTGAAGAATACCTTACTAGTTTAAAGCAAAGGTAG